GTGCTGGTGGGCGCTACCATCGTTGGCAGCATGGCCACCGTGTGGCATGGCCTGGTCAACCCGCCCCGCCCCGGCGAGATGCGCGAATGGCGTTACGACGATCAGAACATCGTCATCAAGAAAGGCGAGGAAATGGGCCGTTTCCTGCTCGGCTCAACCATCGTGATGCTGTTCAAGAAGGATACCATCCGCTTTAATCCGCAGTGGCAGGCTGAGCGCCCGGTGCGCCTGGGCGAGGTGATGGGAGAGCGCCCGCGATGATCGATGACGGCGCAGTGCCCGATCCAGTGCTGTCCGCGCCGGCGCCTGCGGTGCCCCATCCTTCGCTCGCGCGCGTTGCGGCCCAGGGCGTGCGCGCGGCGTTTTTGCTGCCGCTGCGCTGGAACGGCGTCGCGGCCAGCCCTGTCATTCTGGCCGTCCTGCTCATTGCCCAGCTGGCGGCCAGCATCGGCATGTCGCGCGTGTATTTCGACACGGATGCGACCTTCAACTGGCGCGCCGTGTCGTCGGGCTGGGGCAGCACGCTGCTGGTCCTGTGGGCGTGCTACACGCTGCGCGAACAGCCGGACGCAGATGCGGCGCCAGCGCGCGCCCGCGGCGCTGCCGACATGTTCGCGGTGTACCTGGCCCAGTCGGTTTTCCTGTCACTTGCCACCGGCGCCTTTTTCGCGGCGCTGATGCACGCGGACGTGGATGCGGAAAAGGTGCCCCAGTGGCTTCGCTGGGGTGTCTATCTGCTGCCGTTTGCATGGTCGACCGTGGCCACACTGGTTCTGCTGATACGCTCGGGAAGCCGTGATATCGGCAGCCGCGTGCAGGCGGTTTACGCGGTGCTGCTCGGCGTGGCGCTGTCGTACTTCGCGCCCTCCGCCTCCTTCTGGAGTGAAGCAGAAGCGGCCCAGGGCGACGCGCCGGAACCGGCACCGCTGCAGTTTGACCAGGAACTGGTGGAGCGGCAGGCCCCATTGCTGGCACAGCGCCTGTCAGCGCTGGCACCGCAGCGCCCTGGCGTCATCGATATGTACACCATCACGTTTGCGCCTTATGAGGGCGAGGAAGTGTTCCGGCGCGAGAGCCGGATGGTCAGCGAGGTGATGGCACAGCGCTTTGATGCGGCCGGACGCCAGCTGCAGCTTCTCAATCACGAGGACGAGCTCTCCAGCGCACCTTGGGCCACCCCGCTCAATCTGCGCCGTGCCATCGCCGGCCTGGCCCGGATCATGGACCGCAGCGAGGATGTCCTCTTCATTCACCTGACCTCGCACGGCGCGGCAAACGGCCAGCTGGCGGCCAGTTTCTGGCCCCTTGACGTGGCGCCCCTGGTGCCGAAAGAGCTCAAACTGTGGCTTGACCAGGCCGGCATCCGCCACCGCGTGCTGTCGGTCTCGGCCTGCTACAGCGGCAGCTGGGTCGCGCCCCTGGCCGGGGACGACACACTCGTCATGACGGCCGCCGATGCCGACAATACCTCGTACGGCTGCGGCAAAAAGTCTGAGCTCACCTTCTTCGGGCGCGCGGTTTTTGATGAGCAGATCCGCACCGAGACGCTGTCGTTTGAACAAGCCCACGCGGCTGCGCGCAAGGTCATCGCCACGCGCGAAAAGGAGGCGGGCAAGGACGACGGCTATTCCAACCCCCAGATCAGGGTTGGCAGGAACATCGGCCCCTATCTGGCGCGCCTGCGCGAGCAGCTCGGCAGTAACTGAAAAAACACGCTTTTGTGGCGCCCGGCGACATGGATGACATGCGGCGGGCGTTTTCGTTTGACGCGCGGCCGTGCGCCATTGATACTTATAATATTGCCTCACTCCAATATCACCATTGTCTGTCCATCATCACAAAGGCCGGCCCATCTTGCATGTCATTTCGTTCTGCCGCTCCCTGCTGCTTTGCGCCGCCCTGCTGTGCGGCGCTTCCGCCGTGCATGCGGTCGACCCGCCCGGCGCCTACACCTTCCGCAGCTATGGGCCCGACCAGGGCCTGATCAATCAGGCCGTCACCGGGCTGGCCCAGGATAACGACGGCTTCATTTTCGCCTCCACCGAAGACGGCTTGTTCCGCTACGACGGCAGCCGCTTCGAGCGATTCGGCACCGACCGCGGCCTGCTGGGCGACAGCATTGTGGGCCTTTATTCGGAACCGGGCGGACGCCTGTGGGTCCTGGCCGCCAAGGGTGCCATGGCATGGGCCGGCACCGCGCCCGATCCCACGGTCAAGGCGATCATCCTGCCTTCGCTGCGGATCGGCTCCATGTCGGCCACGGCCCGCGGCCACCTGGTGGTGGCGACGGCGCATGGTGTCTACGAGGGCCAGCCGGACAAGCTGGCGCCGGTGGCGGGCCTGCCGAAGCTGGACATGGCGGCGGTCTGGATCTCGCTCGATGGCAAGGAGACACTGGTCATGGGCCATGGTGTGCTCTACAAGCGCAGCGGCAGCGGCCCATGGACAGAGCGCACACTGCGCCCGGGACTGAAGAATGAGCTGGTCCACACGGTCATGAAGGACAAGCAGGGCCGCATCTGGATTCGCGGCCTGCGCTTTTTGCGCCGCCTGGCGTCGTTCGAGGGAGCGGAGGAAGATCTGAGTGCCCAGCTGCCCGGCTCCTCCGTCCTCAAGGGTCAGCTGGTGCTGGACCCGCAGGGAAAGGTATGGACCCCGACCAACATGGGACTGGCGCGTTTTGACGAAGCAGGCGTGTGGACGCTGGCCGACGACGACGGCCTGCCCACCCAGTCGGCCAATGCCATGCTGTTCGACCGCGAAGGGAACTTGTGGATTTCGTCGGAAGGCGTGCATCGCCTGCAGGGACGCCTGGCCTGGAGCGCACACACGCGCGCGCAAAAGCTGCCCTCCGATACCGTATGGAGTGTGGCACGCAGTGCCGATGGCACCATGTGGGTGGGCACCAACCGGGGCCTGGCGCGCGGCACCGGCGCGGGCTGGACGGTGGTACCAGGCACCGAACAGCGCACCATCTATACCTTCGCGCAAGACAGGGATGGCGTCATGTGGGCAGGCGGGAACAACCCGCGCGCTGCCCGCAACGCGGTGCTGATGCGCAGCGGCGACGCCTTCCGTTCCATCCCGCTCGACCACCTCGATGGCCCCAGCACCATCAATACCATGGACTTCGGTCCCGATGGCGCGCTCTACCTGGGGATGCAGGCGCACGGCCTGCACAAGCTGGTGCGCGACGGCGCCGCTTTCAAGGGCGAGAAGATCACGCTCCCCAACGGCGAGGAAAAAGAGCAGATCAACCAGGTCCTGCACGACGCGCGCGGGCGCTTGTGGGTGGCCGGCATGGGCGGCCTGGCTTTTTATAATGGTAAAACCTGGCGCCGCTTCGGCATGGCCGACGGTCTGCGCGATACCCACGTGGAGGCGCTGGCTGTGGACCAGTCGGGCGACCTGCTGGTGAGCTACTGGAATGTCCATGGGCTGACGCGCTTCACCACCAATGAACATGGTGTGCTCAAGGCGACCCAGGTCGACCAGCCGGCAGAACTGGTGGCCGACAATATCTACTCGCTCGGCTACGCAGCCGATGGTGCCTTGTGGCTGGGCACCGCACAGGGCGTCAAGCGCCTGAAGGACGGCCGCATGCAGCAGTTCGGGCGCGGCGAAGGCCTGCCCAGCGAGGACGCGGCAGCGAACGCCTTCTGGCCCGACCCCAATGGCGACGTCTGGTTCGGCATGGCCAGTGGCCTGGCGCACTATCACGCAGCCGCCGCTGTCGGTGCACCTCCCCTGCCAACGACCGAGGTGCTGCGGGTGGAAGATGGCGCCGGCAAGACCCTTACCGATCCGGTGCCACAGGTGGGCTGGGCCAACCGCGCACTGACCTTCCGCTTTGCGGCGCTGAGCTTTACCAATGAATCGCGGGTGCATCCGCAGGTGCGCCTGGTCGGTTTTGAGGATGCGTGGCGCGACACCGACATCCGCGAGGCGCGCTATACGGGCCTGCCGCCCGGCCCCTACCGGTTCGAGGTGCGCGCTTCCATCGGCGGCCAGGATTACGGGCCGGTGAGCATGCGCGAGGTGGTGATCATGACGCCGTGGTGGCGTACGTGGTGGGCAATGGCGGGAGCGGCCGTGGTGGCGGTGGCAATGCTGCTGCTGATCCTGCGCTGGCGCACCGGCTACCTGCGGCGCCGCAACGTGGAACTGGAAAACCTGGTGCGGGCCCGCACCGATGCGCTGGAACAGGCCAACGAGGCGCTGCACGTGGCCAGCATGGTCGATCCGCTCACGGGCCTGAAGAACCGCCGTTTCCTGGGCCTGACCATGCCCGATGAACTGGCGCGGGTGAACCGCCAGTATCGCGAGCACGATCACAGCCGCGCAGCCGTGAACAAGACGCTGCTCATTTTCATGGTGGACCTTGACCACTTCAAGGCGGTCAACGATACCTACGGCCACGCGGCCGGTGACCTGGTGCTGCAGCAGGCCAGCAGCGCATTGCGGCGCGCCTGCCGCGATGCCGACTTCGTGGTGCGCTGGGGCGGCGAGGAATTCCTGATCGTGGCCCGTAATTCGGACCGCGACTATGCCGAGCTACTGGCGCGGAACCTGCGCGAAGCGGTGCGCGAGCTGCGCATCGATATCGGCAACGGAATCGTGCTGCAAAAGACCTGTTCGATCGGTTTTTCCGCCTATCCAGTGCTGGAATCGGACCCCGCCGCCTACGCCTGGGAAGACGCGGTCAAGATGGCCGACCAGTGTCTGTACGTGGCCAAGCATTCCGGGCGCGACGCGTGGGTCGGTGTGGTACTGCCGCCGGACGCCCCCGACCCCGGCCCGCGCATCGGGCGCGAGCTGGGCGCGCTGGTCAGCGAAGGCAAGGTACCGGCCCTGCATTCGCTGGGCAGCGATCGCTCGCTGCGCTGGACCGTGTCTTAAACGGTGCGGGCGCGCCTGCGCGCCTCCTCGCAGCACATCTCTTCCATCATGTCCAGGAAGGCGCGGGTCTTGGCAGGCATCAGGCGCCGCCCCGGGAATACCGCCCATCCCGTCACCTGGGGCAGCGACCATTCGGGCAGCACCTGGACCAGGTCGCCCCTTGCCAGGTGCTCGGCCGCGAACAGGTCGGAACTGGCCGCGATGCCGGTGCCGGCGCACGCGATCCGGGCCAGCAGATCGGGCGAATTGGCCGCCAGCCGCGCCGGCAGTTCACGCTGCCACACTGTCTTGCCGCGCGTGAGGATCCATGGCTGCGAGCCGCCGCTGCGGCTGGCCAGGCACAGGCAGTCGTGTTCGAGCAGGTCGTCGGGGTGGGCCGGCATGCCGCGCCGCGCAATGTACGATGGCGCCGCATACAGGTTGATGCGCTCGAGCGCGACCCGGCGCGCATGCAGGGTTGAATCCTGCGGCAGGTCGCCCATGCGGATGGCGATGTCAAAATTTTCGCTTACCAGGTCGACCCGCCGCGGCGACAAGTCCAGCTCCAGAACAATGGCCGGGTAGCGGTCGATGAAAGCGGCGATCATGGTGGTGAGGCCAAGGTTGGCAAAGTCGCCGGGCATGGAAATGCGCAGCCGCCCGCTGGGCGCCACCTGCCGGTGCTGCACCAGCGCGCCGGCCGCCTCCACCTCTTCTGCCACCTTGCGCGCGTGTTCGAGCAGGCTGGCCCCGAACTCGGTAAGCATCAATTTGCGCGTGGTGCGCTGGAGCAGGCGCTCGCCCAGTTTCGCTTCCAGCTGCGCGATGCGGCGCGAGACGGTGGACTTGGGCAGGTCAACGCGCAGCGCGGCGGCGCTGAAGCTGCCGCTTTCCACAATGCGCGCAAAGAGCAGCAAATCGTTCGGTTCGACATCCATGATTATCCCACCAGCAGAACAATGTTATCCATTTTAGCGACTTCCGCATCGTTTTTGGAACGCGTAAAGTGTACCTCATCGCAGCCCAACCCGACAACGAGGACCACATCATGAATATCCTGCAGATTAATTCCAGCGCCCGCAGCAACGGTTCCGAATCAACCCGCCTGGCCGATGCCATCGTCGCCAGACTGCAGGCAGCCCACGGCGGCGGACAGCTGGTGCGGCGCGATCTGGCGCGTGACCCGCATCCACCCATTGACGAAGCGACCCTTGGCGCCCTGTTCACCCCGGCGGCCCAGCGCAGCGCCGAGCAGGCTGCGCGCGTGGCTCTGGACGATGCGCTGATCGCGCAGGTGCAGGCGGCCGACGTGATCGTCATCGGCGCGCCGATGTACAACTTTGGGATCACCGTGCAGCTCAAGAGCTGGTTCGATGCCATCGCGCGCGCCGGTGTGACGTTCCAGTACACCGCCACCGGACCGGTCGGCCTGGTCACCGGCAAGAAGGTGTATGTGGCGGTCGCCCGTGGCGGCTTTCATCAGGGCGGCAACGACACCCAGGTCCAGCATATGAAAACCTTCCTCGGCTTTATTGGCCTCACCGACGTCACGTTTGTGTATGCCGAGGGGCTGGGCATGGGTCCGGAAGCGGTGGCCAGGGCGCAGGCGCAGGCGGATGCCGACGTCAATGCGGTGGTAGCATAAGACAAGAGGAGCAAGCCATGATCAAGCAAGTAGAGTCAGACCAGGTGGCACGTGGCCGCGGCGTCGAACGCCTGGTCAACGGACAGTTCGTCACGGACGGCGCCGGCGTCAAGATCAAGCGGGTGCTGACCGGCCAGCTGCAGCGCCGCCTTGATCCTTTTCTCATGCTCGATGCCTTTGGCAGCGACAAGCCGGGCGACTACATCGCCGGCTTTCCCGAGCATCCGCACCGCGGCTTTGAAACCATCTCCTACATGCTGGCCGGGAGCATGCGCCATCGCGACAGCGCCGGCCACGAAGGCTTGATCACCGACGGCGGCGTGCAGTGGATGACAGCCGGGCGCGGCGTGGCCCATTCCGAAATGCCGGAGCAGACCGACGGCGTGATGGAAGGCTTTCAGCTCTGGCTCAACCTGCCGGCCCGGGACAAGATGACCGAGCCCTGGTATGCCGACATTCCGGACGCCGCCATCGCCCGTTTTGCGACGGCTGACGGGGCAACCGTGAAGGTGATTGCCGGGGAGAGCCATGGAGTGGCCGGTGCGGTCCGGCGCGAGACCACCTGCCCGCTGTACCTGGACATTGAGCTTGCGGCCAACGCCAGCTTTGCCCAGCTCCTCCCCGCCGCCCACAACGCCTTCATGTATGTCTATCGGGGGCAGGTCGTGGTGGACGAGCAGAGCGTACCGCAGGGACGCATGGCGATCCTGGCCAATGACGACCAGGCCGATGGCGTGCGCATGGTGGCGGCCCAGCCCAGCCGCCTGATCCTGATCGCCGGGCGGCCCCTGAACGAGCCTATCGCCCAGCATGGGCCGTTTGTGATGAACACGCAGCAGCAGCTGGTCGAGGCGGTGCGCGATTACCAGGCCGGCCGCTTCTGAGGCGGCGGGAAATTGCGCTACACTGCCGGGCATGTTCCCAATTCTTACAGACGCCTGGCGCTGGCTGAACCGGGTCTGCGGTTTCGACACCGTGGACTCCTTCCCCCCTGGCCACCCCTACGCCCGCACCCACTGGAATGGGGCCTATTTCGACATTGCGTCCGACCTTACGCCGGAACAGATCGAGCACTCGATCTGCGAACGCATTTCCAATACACCTTCCATTTTCGTCTACATCGGCAACCCGACGCCGGCCATGCAGCGCGCCCTGCTGTCCCTGATCGAGGCGCGCATGCGGCGCTCAGGTGGCGTTCCGGCCGAGCTGCTGGCCATGCTGATCAACGCCTATCGCAGCCCGTACACGCTCGATGCGGTGCCGGGCCTGCGCGCGGCCATCGTGCAATCCGATGGCGATGCGCAGCAAGTGCTCAACTTCCTGGGCGCCATGCCGGCTGCCTTTAACGTCATCGAGGCTTGAAATTGCCTGGCACGTAGCGCTGGCGCAGCTGCATGAAGGGACGCTCCACGCAGGTGTACAGCAGCCAGCCTGCAAACACACTGGCCGCCATGGCGATGCAGGCCGCCGTGGCCGAATCGGGTGGGTAACCCAGGCCGGAGAGCGGTTCGGCCAGCAGAATGCACAGCTGCTTGTGGCCCAGGTAAATCGCGTAGGACCACAGGGCAACGCTGGCCGCGCCAGGCACTTTGACGCTGCGCAGCAGGCTGCGGCGGCTGAGCGCTGCGAGGATCAGCAGCGAAAAGCCCAGTGCCAGCATCGGAAATCCCACCACCGTCACGGGCAGCGCGCGCCGGTCATCGAGAAACAGCCAGAAGGCGATTGCACATACCGCCACCCCTCCCGCCAGCAGCGCATTGCCATTGGACGTGAGACTGCGCCACTGACGCGGGTGGAAATTGCGCAGCAGCGCCAATGCCACGCCGGCCACCAGTTCATCAAAGCGGCAGAAGGTGGAATAGTAGATGTACTTGAAGTAGTTGAACTGCGGGCGCGTACTGGCCTCGACCAGTTCCGTCCACAAGGCGTAGCGGATCACCATCCCGGCGATGAAGGCCAGCGCAATCAAGGTCCAGCCCCAGCGCAGCGAGCGGCGCATGGCTGCCAGCCCGAGTGCCA
This region of Massilia sp. PAMC28688 genomic DNA includes:
- a CDS encoding C13 family peptidase, which translates into the protein MIDDGAVPDPVLSAPAPAVPHPSLARVAAQGVRAAFLLPLRWNGVAASPVILAVLLIAQLAASIGMSRVYFDTDATFNWRAVSSGWGSTLLVLWACYTLREQPDADAAPARARGAADMFAVYLAQSVFLSLATGAFFAALMHADVDAEKVPQWLRWGVYLLPFAWSTVATLVLLIRSGSRDIGSRVQAVYAVLLGVALSYFAPSASFWSEAEAAQGDAPEPAPLQFDQELVERQAPLLAQRLSALAPQRPGVIDMYTITFAPYEGEEVFRRESRMVSEVMAQRFDAAGRQLQLLNHEDELSSAPWATPLNLRRAIAGLARIMDRSEDVLFIHLTSHGAANGQLAASFWPLDVAPLVPKELKLWLDQAGIRHRVLSVSACYSGSWVAPLAGDDTLVMTAADADNTSYGCGKKSELTFFGRAVFDEQIRTETLSFEQAHAAARKVIATREKEAGKDDGYSNPQIRVGRNIGPYLARLREQLGSN
- a CDS encoding ligand-binding sensor domain-containing diguanylate cyclase → MHVISFCRSLLLCAALLCGASAVHAVDPPGAYTFRSYGPDQGLINQAVTGLAQDNDGFIFASTEDGLFRYDGSRFERFGTDRGLLGDSIVGLYSEPGGRLWVLAAKGAMAWAGTAPDPTVKAIILPSLRIGSMSATARGHLVVATAHGVYEGQPDKLAPVAGLPKLDMAAVWISLDGKETLVMGHGVLYKRSGSGPWTERTLRPGLKNELVHTVMKDKQGRIWIRGLRFLRRLASFEGAEEDLSAQLPGSSVLKGQLVLDPQGKVWTPTNMGLARFDEAGVWTLADDDGLPTQSANAMLFDREGNLWISSEGVHRLQGRLAWSAHTRAQKLPSDTVWSVARSADGTMWVGTNRGLARGTGAGWTVVPGTEQRTIYTFAQDRDGVMWAGGNNPRAARNAVLMRSGDAFRSIPLDHLDGPSTINTMDFGPDGALYLGMQAHGLHKLVRDGAAFKGEKITLPNGEEKEQINQVLHDARGRLWVAGMGGLAFYNGKTWRRFGMADGLRDTHVEALAVDQSGDLLVSYWNVHGLTRFTTNEHGVLKATQVDQPAELVADNIYSLGYAADGALWLGTAQGVKRLKDGRMQQFGRGEGLPSEDAAANAFWPDPNGDVWFGMASGLAHYHAAAAVGAPPLPTTEVLRVEDGAGKTLTDPVPQVGWANRALTFRFAALSFTNESRVHPQVRLVGFEDAWRDTDIREARYTGLPPGPYRFEVRASIGGQDYGPVSMREVVIMTPWWRTWWAMAGAAVVAVAMLLLILRWRTGYLRRRNVELENLVRARTDALEQANEALHVASMVDPLTGLKNRRFLGLTMPDELARVNRQYREHDHSRAAVNKTLLIFMVDLDHFKAVNDTYGHAAGDLVLQQASSALRRACRDADFVVRWGGEEFLIVARNSDRDYAELLARNLREAVRELRIDIGNGIVLQKTCSIGFSAYPVLESDPAAYAWEDAVKMADQCLYVAKHSGRDAWVGVVLPPDAPDPGPRIGRELGALVSEGKVPALHSLGSDRSLRWTVS
- a CDS encoding LysR family transcriptional regulator, with the protein product MDVEPNDLLLFARIVESGSFSAAALRVDLPKSTVSRRIAQLEAKLGERLLQRTTRKLMLTEFGASLLEHARKVAEEVEAAGALVQHRQVAPSGRLRISMPGDFANLGLTTMIAAFIDRYPAIVLELDLSPRRVDLVSENFDIAIRMGDLPQDSTLHARRVALERINLYAAPSYIARRGMPAHPDDLLEHDCLCLASRSGGSQPWILTRGKTVWQRELPARLAANSPDLLARIACAGTGIAASSDLFAAEHLARGDLVQVLPEWSLPQVTGWAVFPGRRLMPAKTRAFLDMMEEMCCEEARRRARTV
- a CDS encoding FMN-dependent NADH-azoreductase, with protein sequence MNILQINSSARSNGSESTRLADAIVARLQAAHGGGQLVRRDLARDPHPPIDEATLGALFTPAAQRSAEQAARVALDDALIAQVQAADVIVIGAPMYNFGITVQLKSWFDAIARAGVTFQYTATGPVGLVTGKKVYVAVARGGFHQGGNDTQVQHMKTFLGFIGLTDVTFVYAEGLGMGPEAVARAQAQADADVNAVVA
- a CDS encoding pirin family protein, which produces MKQVESDQVARGRGVERLVNGQFVTDGAGVKIKRVLTGQLQRRLDPFLMLDAFGSDKPGDYIAGFPEHPHRGFETISYMLAGSMRHRDSAGHEGLITDGGVQWMTAGRGVAHSEMPEQTDGVMEGFQLWLNLPARDKMTEPWYADIPDAAIARFATADGATVKVIAGESHGVAGAVRRETTCPLYLDIELAANASFAQLLPAAHNAFMYVYRGQVVVDEQSVPQGRMAILANDDQADGVRMVAAQPSRLILIAGRPLNEPIAQHGPFVMNTQQQLVEAVRDYQAGRF
- a CDS encoding acyltransferase gives rise to the protein MKTLLPSPRNHGLDTLRALAIIFVVLHHYVLFVSHESTFGWVGDIGWVGVDLFFALSGYLIGNQIFSALRSREQFSLPRFYARRLLRTLPNFYVVLALYYLWPWFRGDATLLPLWRFLTFTQNINLEPGTAFSHAWSLCIEEQFYLLLPALALGLAAMRRSLRWGWTLIALAFIAGMVIRYALWTELVEASTRPQFNYFKYIYYSTFCRFDELVAGVALALLRNFHPRQWRSLTSNGNALLAGGVAVCAIAFWLFLDDRRALPVTVVGFPMLALGFSLLILAALSRRSLLRSVKVPGAASVALWSYAIYLGHKQLCILLAEPLSGLGYPPDSATAACIAMAASVFAGWLLYTCVERPFMQLRQRYVPGNFKPR